The nucleotide window TAttctaactctggctggattccaacaggaattacacatcactttgcaagccagcagaACGTGACTTACAGTTATGGTTGCAAAATGCTGGTAcatttcccaggttttccagaaatcccggttggaagattACTGGAAATGCTTCAACCAgatgtaatttttttatttggggaaagttaccaaAATGTTGCTaggcctcaaaataaggccttaagAGATATGTAatgtcataaagagtttaattaTAACGATAAGACTCGCTtaggaactcacttggtgaaggccacaggactgaaagttaatgaattcaacaaccatgtactgtatgtctctgtcactaacaaacacagtcatgggtgataACTCCACAATTCACTCAAAAATGCAAGGCACACTGGGATGTTATATTGGGGGCGTGGCTTGGTGGGGGAGCGTTACTCAACATTTTCAAGCTGATACAAGtcaaatctggaccccctacaggGTCACAGTGACTATCggtttgagtaaaaaaaaaataactttaaGTAACTGTACTCAGATATATTAAGTGCAAAAGTTTTGAGTAATGACAGCACATTGGGGTTTACAGTGCACCTCCAATCCTGATAAGCCAGGCAGGCCTCCATAGCTTTGATCCATTATAATTTATTTTATCCACATCATCACCCATCTCCCACTCTCCCTTCCCCTTCTGTAGCATGAACAGTCTTTTGAGTTTCTCTTGAATCTGCCTGATAATTGCCCTGTTTGAAATGCCCTACTCTGTCCAATTTGAGCACCCATTATTCTAATCTTGAGATGTGAAATTGCCTATAATTTTGTCTGATGCCCCGTCACTTTATTCAGCAACACttgcctcctcttcttcttcccagGGCACATGGAGAAAGGGAAAGTGGGGTATATATAAAGAAAGAATGCAGGGCGAGGAAATGTAAATGAAACACAATAGTTCTCTTTATCTTGTTGCAGGAGGGGGAACATAAGGATATTTGTTTTTTCCCATTTTTCTACTGTATGGCATCGGGAGACCCCTGTTAAAGGTAAGTCTATGCACAGTATGTCTATAACAATCGCTGAGGCAGTGGTGATATGATTTTGGTGGATCAACAGTGTTTCATCCTGTgttattatatttctatgtttccATATTGTTTGTTCATGATATATACGAAACGAACTATAATTAAGGAAAATTAAGTTTAAGACTAAAATCTAGAATTATTCAAAGGTATTCATAGACATCTCTGCAAACAGATCGTGTTGTATTTAATCACATTTCGTATGAATAATTTAGCAATGTTGTTAATTTTGCAGTTAACCTTATACTATGATCTCAATTAAAGTATGCCGTGTTCTGTGAACTGAACAAGGTCACAGAAGGTCATCATTGCCTTGGGCCCCAAAATGACATCATATTCAAAGAGACTCGAAATGCTATTTTATCTCATGCCTACCAAAAAAACGCTCAAAAACAACCACCGTATAATATTCTTATGATAAAAACAACCCTGAATGCAATTATTAATTCAAGTAATCTTACATTTTTAGGCTACAAGTAAATTAAAATGTTAATAATGGATTTTACAGAACGGACATATTTTTGACAAGACCCTGAAAACAAGAGGTGATCTGTGAAAAATAAGAAAATACTTGTTATTTGCTTCCAAAACGTGTGCATTCGATGTCATTAATCAAGCTCACCACGACGCAATTTGCACCATACTGAATTAACATCAGTTCGCTCCAGTGGATACTGATTAAAGTAACATAAATAGCTTGTTCCCGATGTTTAAACAGTTTAAACGCCCGACTGTGCAAATCAGTACGAAGTACTATTAATCAGGCACTGCTTCGTGATCGAATAATGCACTCATTTATCATTTTATTATGACAAAGACAGTTTTCTTCCTGGATTTaatcaaagagagagaggggggaaatacAGTTAGAAATGTGGCAATGCCTGCTCCCTTCTACTCACGACGTCTTCTTTTGTTATACAAAAAGGCAAACAGCGCAAAAAAGTGAGGAAAAAAGTGAGGAAAACCTCACATCCTTATACGTCCCTTACAAAATGCAAAACAGAAAGGGTTCCCTTATAATTCCACGGTGTAAACAAAAATATGCAGAAAAAGATTCCCCCTCCATTGTAATTAAATGAACATGCTTTAATTGTCTGTTTTCTCATAGGCTACATGAAAATGTCCTCACCTTATTGGAAACGTTTTATTTACCGGTGTCATGACTATGTAGGATAATGACTATTCATAATCAATTAAGAAAACATCTAATGTGACACGTTAGCACTGCCCTGCTGGTATAGGCGAACACCTGTCTCGTGCGAATGGTGGTAAACGTTCCCTGTCCCCTCAGTAGGACAAGGCCTATTTCTCCTCGTGGACATTCGTCCTTTCTTCCACTTATGAGGAGTGATATTTTGTAGACTTTGAATAGCTGGTAATTATCCCGCACGAATGAATGCTTTATTCAACAAACACTGTCGAAATGACCTTTTTAGGTGGGTCCATTCAACGAAGCACTGACGATGTCTCACTCATCCAGATGTTATGAGAGCAAAGCTTTGACCTCCTTAATTGTACAGAGAGGGGCTCGCATTTGAAATTCCGTGCAAGCAAAACAAGCATACTCTGTACATTAATAAGAAACACAATTATACATGTATCATGTTTAAAAACTAATATTTGATTGGTTTTCCGTATAGATTCGAATTGTTGATAGTCATTTTGCAATTCAGATTAAAGACCAATGGCACGGCTCTTGTCATATTTATAATGTCAATAAAATctaactaaatacaatatactgaaCATTGACGGCTTCCAATATTGTAGGCTTAACTAATCTGAAAGAAGTCTAGGTCTATATCTTTATTGACgagtaggcctataggcctacCCACGCGCGTAATCATAATTTATTTCGAATACTCTATAAAATAAAGACAAAATAACAACtgccctacactcttagaaacaaATGGTTCTttggggttctatatggaacttTTTTTTCAAGTATTCTATAGTGTTAAGAAAGATATGCTACTATGCAGACAGTAGTTTTTCGATAGAATATCAAGACAGAATCATTTCAATTTGGACTCGAACAGCTGCCGATATTTACACGCGTGTCCACGTCACTGCAGGCTGGAGTAAAACTCCCACTATCTCCCACAGACGCACCAGCTCTGGTAGCACGCCGTGATCGTgttagtggttagtactctgcgtTATGGCCGGAGCAACCCCTGTTCGATTCCGGGTCACGGCACTGCCAATACAATATCACGGCAAAAGGGTTTCTTTTGAATTAGTAGGGTAAACTATTTAGTACAGTAGGATATTACCCCACCTTGGCTTGCAGTTTTGTAATAGCTAAGTGATTATATTTTCATTGATTTGCATTATCATATTTTCACCATACATCATTTAATTTGAGGTGTATTGCATCCAGGCTATATATCTCCCACAAAGCACTTGAAAATGATCAAAAACTATTGACACCTTCACAATAATTGACGCTGTAATTCAATACTGTTTATGTCAAACATTTCTGACATTTATTTGCATAATGAGTTCCTATTTGCTGAGACTAGGAATTCAAACGTGGACTGGTGCACTCCTGTTAATCACATCAATAAAACGGTCATAACCAGTCGACACACATATTCAGGTGCATGTACCCTGCTGGAATCAAATCATAAGCATGTTGCCACCTGCCAGCACAATTCTCAACAAAGCCGTTCCAATCTAAAGAACAGTGCATAAAGTGGACGCATAAGAAATAACCATAGGCCTACGTAACAAATCGTCATCCAAAAACATACATTGCAATAaaagaaaaaaatacaatttacatTTAACACACGTTTACACACAATTCAAACTTGATAGATGAAACACGTTTGCGTTTGGGTATAGGCAGCCTATAGGCCTTTAGGCCTTTAAAACGTTCTAAATGGCTGGGTGGCGTTTTACAGCACCGCGCAATGTGTTGAGATGGCTCGCTCACAACATTTGAGGTCTGGACATAGCATCCTGGTGATGGTTTGGGTACCAGTGACCAAAATTGTTCATGTAATTGTTGGGGTGCATAGGGGTCCCTTTGTTTGCCATTGACACCTCCCAAAATTGGGGCATCCCGGGTGAACAGGGAGAGATAGATGACGTACTGTGGAGATGTTCCCCCTCCGGTCCGCTGCCATGCTTCATTATCTTCTTATATTTCGAGCGCTTATTTTGAAACCATATTTTCACCTAAAAAGAGAAAATATGAGGGGAAAGCAGCACATTACAGCCTACGCCATCACaccccactaccaccaccaccaccacaatcaTTAAACAATTATCTTCACAATAGAAAGTATTTTCATTTGAAGGGGACTTGTTACATTTATATTCACATTTTATCATTTCGAAATTACATTGATATTTGGGCCATAATAACGAAAGGAAAATGGCCCGGTTTCAAGATGGCATTCGTTCTTGAAACTTCTTATAATTTGAACACATTTCTTCGTCCAGAACCATTTAGCAATTCGGCTAAATGGATGAGCGACACTTCACTAGTTCATTAAATGCTATCGCCCCCATTGTTCAACATTTTATGAGGCCAATAATGCTTGAGTCTAGCAACAACAATCCCATGCTAAAAGTATAGTAAAATAAAAAGGAGGGACGTCAGATGTATTTCTATTTATGATGTATTCTGCTGAGTCAGAACAACATGCGATTTTGATCGATTTTACAACGGTATAAAATATTAATAAAAACCCAGAGAGCCCGAGGTGGTCAAACCATTCTCAAATATGGCAACAGGACACAAATCCAAATCAGACCCAGATAGGATAGTGTGTTTCACCATTTTGATTTAGCCAGGGAGTGTTTTGAATGACAGCTTAATTCAGTCAACCTTTACGTTTACATATAAACGCTATTGATTTAGATCTGGAATAGAAGAGTAGCCTATAAAATATATTGAGCAAAACAATGTTTTAAGGCTTGAAGATTGATTCCATAAGAGACAGATGTGCATAGTGAGATGTTGGACCGAAACATTATGCTCACCACCTGTTTATGTGCCTTCCATTATGTTTACCGATCCAAGGAAAATGGTTGCCATGACTTCCTCCTTAGATTTCATAATTTCACCTGACATAAATGAATAATGCCAACAAAGGCTTTAGTCTGATGATAAATATATAGATAATCTGCATGACAGTCCTATTTTTCCAGTTAAAATGTGTAAaccgtgtatgtatgtgtgtatgtgtgtgtgtgtatgtgcccaCTGCCCTCATTGTACTACTCTATATGCATTTCTGCGGTAATGTATGTAAGTGTGTTTTAACATTACTTTATCCAAATGATTGGTGGTAATTGTAGAAAAACATTGCTAGACACTGTTGTTTAGAAAGACAACACATATGCCTATACTTTAGAGTGGCGAAATATATTTCTGTCGTTCTGTTACTCGGTTAGGCCAATTTGTACATGCAATATTTCAATTGAGTTATGTTCGCTTTAAGCCACAGACAGCTCTCAGAGAAGGTTTCAGCCACAATGGTAATATAAGACTAAGAATATGTGTAGAGAATAAAGCTGCATTAAGAGATTGACGTAGCAAAGCTCTCCAATTAGCCGTTTCATTTGGTCTTGCAGTGCAGAAAGCCGCAATAATACCCACAGATCTGTGATCCATCTTAAACCCAAAGATCTGTGATCCATCTTAAACCCCCATCCCCATTCAACCAAGGGGGAAGGTTGTTTTATGTTTTTCTTCAATCAACCACAAACATAAACTTGTGGAAGTATTAGTGTCAACATTTCTGAAACATTTTGTCATAATGATGTTAGACAGCTTTGCATAATATTTAATTCTCTCTCACTTCTGTCAACAAGGCTATTAATTTGAACTGTGCACAAATTTACATATAGTCTAGTCTCGCAGCAGAATTAAGATATGTGAGGGTTTTAGatctttgattttatttgaagcAAATTTGAACAATGGATATTCCAAGATTGAAATGAATAAGGGAAAAGttaaataattttttatttaattaaaacAATTAATTAGATGTTTTGTACCTATAGCTTGTCGGCACTCCACTTTAATTGTTATAAACCATTTGGTTTGTTAGGCCTACTTAATAAAATGTAGATTAGGCTGAAGACATAACACAAGGTCTGAACATAAGGATGGcctagaaataaaacattttattttaatttggTAATTAGCCTACTGAGATAAGATATCGTTTTAAAATCCCATTTGCTTCTCTTGATGAGTTAAATTTAGCCCACCTGTGTTTGGGTCAGCCCTAATTTTGCCGCCAGATCCGCGCGCTCGGGTAAGGCCAGGTACTGGGTCTGCTGAAACCTCTGGTGGAGCGCCTGTAGCTGAAGACTGGAGTAGATGGTCCGAGGTTTGCGTATTTTCTTTCCTTTACCATTCAGGCGAATTTCCCCGTTCTCAATCACTGTAGACTTCTCATGGTCTGTGGATAGAAGAGATAATTTCAGTCTAGCTGCGCTGAACagtagcctagtagcctagtCTGTCGTAGCCTGGGCCTACATTCACTTTGATTTACAACTTTCCACTTTACATCAGGGCAGAAGAAACGATTTACAGGAGAGTTGTTATCGCACGCTTGAACTTCCTTTCGACTGTGACAGATAATGGAAAGACAACTCTTATTATCATAAAATTAGATATAGGCTATATTTCAAACATATAATGAGGAAGACAGATATTCATATCTCAGGGACTCATATGTTTTTTATATAGGCTAGTCTAGTCTGAAATGGTCAATTTCAAATG belongs to Coregonus clupeaformis isolate EN_2021a chromosome 1, ASM2061545v1, whole genome shotgun sequence and includes:
- the LOC121567996 gene encoding homeobox protein Dlx4b-like → MMSMGFMPDRLNASDPSKSAFLEFGYEHPAHQQHSQGISHIYPVNGLHSAGHSQHGSPFSPSASSYGRSLGYAYPSAVNAHPPSAYMPYQHNNHSLAHSRLEETDHEKSTVIENGEIRLNGKGKKIRKPRTIYSSLQLQALHQRFQQTQYLALPERADLAAKLGLTQTQVKIWFQNKRSKYKKIMKHGSGPEGEHLHSTSSISPCSPGMPQFWEVSMANKGTPMHPNNYMNNFGHWYPNHHQDAMSRPQML